The following are from one region of the Candidatus Thermoplasmatota archaeon genome:
- a CDS encoding ATPase domain-containing protein — protein MEEFGKIGMSFEKNVSSRVSTGISRLDELLSGGLPRNSVTLVSGTPGSGKTILCYHYIAEGLKRGEKCLYLTSDERVDNILNQAREIGFDFQFAVNSGQLKFVYMDLDRNTIHREVEEEVKNGGYSRVVLDSLTPIAEVPVWVSGVHEIIPSEESRATKGFPVGSIPATRIHIRRIMSILNNKNVTSLVTSEVPEGSRGLSRDTISEFLVDGIILMDLDMTMDRRKLTIRKMRATRHTLRPQDIMITEGGIKFV, from the coding sequence ATGGAAGAGTTTGGTAAGATTGGTATGAGCTTTGAGAAGAATGTTTCAAGTAGGGTTAGTACTGGTATAAGTAGGCTTGATGAGCTTTTGTCTGGTGGTCTACCTCGTAATAGTGTGACTTTGGTTTCTGGTACTCCTGGTAGTGGTAAAACGATTTTGTGTTACCATTATATAGCCGAGGGTTTGAAACGCGGTGAGAAATGTTTGTATCTTACTTCTGATGAGCGTGTTGATAATATTCTTAATCAGGCTCGTGAGATTGGTTTTGATTTCCAGTTTGCTGTTAATAGCGGGCAGCTTAAGTTTGTTTACATGGATCTTGACAGGAACACTATTCATAGAGAGGTTGAGGAGGAGGTTAAAAACGGTGGTTATTCTCGTGTTGTTCTTGATTCTTTGACTCCTATTGCTGAGGTTCCTGTTTGGGTTAGTGGTGTTCATGAGATTATTCCTTCTGAGGAGAGTAGGGCTACTAAGGGTTTCCCTGTTGGTTCTATTCCTGCTACTCGTATTCATATCCGTCGTATTATGAGTATTTTGAATAACAAGAATGTTACTTCTCTTGTTACGTCTGAGGTTCCTGAGGGCAGCCGTGGTTTGTCTCGTGATACTATTAGTGAGTTTCTTGTTGATGGTATTATTCTTATGGATTTGGATATGACTATGGATCGTAGGAAGCTTACTATTCGTAAGATGCGTGCTACTAGGCATACGCTTAGGCCCCAGGATATAATGATCACTGAGGGCGGGATTAAGTTCGTTTAA